In Thunnus maccoyii chromosome 11, fThuMac1.1, whole genome shotgun sequence, one genomic interval encodes:
- the mao gene encoding amine oxidase [flavin-containing]: protein MTAPSNTYDVIVVGGGISGLSAAKLLKASGLSPVVLEARDRVGGRTFTVRNKETKWVDLGGAYIGPTQNRILRLAKEYGIKTYKVNEQEKLVHYVNGKSYPFKGSFPPMWNPIVLLDFNNLWRTMDEMGKEIPREAPWRAPHAEEWDKMTMQQLFEKICWTSTVRRFATLFVNVNVTSEPHEVSALWFLWYVKQCGGTMRIFSTTNGGQERKFVGGSSQISECMAKELGDRVKLQSPVYRIDQSGDMVEVETVDKQIYMAKYVIVATPPSLNLKMHFNPELPPLRNQLINRVPMGSVIKCMVYYKENFWRKKGYCGSMVIEEEGAPIGLTLDDTKPDGTVPAIMGFILARKCRKLSELTKEERLRKICEVYSRVLGSEEALHPVHYEEKNWCEEQYSGGCYTAYFPPGILTQYGKVLREPVGKLYFAGTETATEWSGYMEGAVQAGERAAREIMCAMGKIQPNQIYQNEPESLEVPALPFVTSFWERNVPSVGGLLKLMGVSTFLCVATAAGLVACKKGLLHRC from the exons GGTTGAGTGCAGCAAAGCTGTTGAAAGCCAGCGGACTGAGCCCTGTAGTCCTGGAGGCCAGAGATCGAGTTGGTGGTCGTACCTTCACTGTGCGG aaTAAGGAGACAAAGTGGGTTGATCTGGGCGGGGCTTACATTGGTCCGACTCAGAACCGCATCCTCCGATTGGCCAAAGAGTACGGAATAAAGACCTACAAAGTCAACGAGCAGGAGAAACTGGTGCATTATGTCAAT GGAAAGTCTTACCCGTTCAAAGGCTCCTTCCCCCCCATGTGGAACCCCATCGTCTTGTTGGACTTCAACAACCTCTGGAGGACAATGGACGAGATGGGCAAGGAG ATCCCCAGAGAGGCTCCCTGGAGAGCTCCCCATGCTGAGGAGTGGGACAAGATGACCATGCAACAGCTCTTTGAGAAGATCTGCTGGACCAG TACTGTCCGCCGCTTTGCCACACTGTTTGTCAATGTGAACGTGACCTCTGAACCCCATGAGGTGTCCGCTCTCTGGTTCCTCTGGTATGTTAAACAGTGTGGGGGAACCATGAGGATCTTCTCCACCACTAACGGAGGACAG GAGAGGAAGTTCGTAGGTGGCTCCAGTCAGATCAGTGAGTGCATGGCCAAAGAGCTGGGCGACCGCGTGAAACTGCAGTCCCCGGTCTACAGGATCGACCAGAGCGGAGACATGGTGGAGGTGGAGACGGTGGACAAACAGATCTATATG GCCAAGTACGTGATCGTGGCCACCCCTCCTAGCCTGAATCTGAAGATGCACTTTAACCCTGAGCTGCCCCCGCTGAGGAACCAGCTGATCAACCGCGTCCCCATGGGCTCTGTCATCAAGTGCATGGTCTACTACAAAGAGAACTTCTGGAGGAAAAAGG gttACTGTGGCAGCATGGTGATCGAGGAGGAAGGGGCTCCCATTGGTCTGACGCTGGATGACACAAAGCCTGATGGGACTGTACCTGCCATTATGGG ATTCATCCTCGCCCGCAAATGCAGAAAGCTATCAGAGCTGACCAAAGAAGAGAG GTTGAGGAAGATCTGTGAGGTCTACTCCAGAGTGCTGGGCTCAGAGGAGGCTCTGCAT CCGGTGCATTATGAGGAGAAGAACTGGTGTGAAGAGCAGTACTCTGGGGGCTGCTACACAGCATATTTCCCCCCAGGAATCCTTACCCAGTATGGCAA gGTGCTGAGGGAGCCAGTAGGCAAGTTGTACTTTGCGGGCACAGAGACGGCCACAGAATGGAGTGGCTACATGGAAGGAGCGGTGCAGGCTGGAGAGAGGGCGGCCAGAGAG ATCATGTGTGCGATGGGTAAAATCCAACCGAATCAGATCTATCAGAATGAGCCTGAGTCTCTG GAAGTCCCAGCACTCCCCTTTGTCACCAGCTTCTGGGAGAGAAATGTGCCTTCAGTGGGTGGTCTCCTGAAACTGATGGGAGTCTCCACCTTCCTGTGTGTTGCCACCGCAGCCGGCCTGGTGGCCTGCAAGAAGGGCCTCCTGCACCGGTGTTAA